A genome region from Prionailurus bengalensis isolate Pbe53 chromosome B4, Fcat_Pben_1.1_paternal_pri, whole genome shotgun sequence includes the following:
- the RASSF8 gene encoding ras association domain-containing protein 8 translates to MELKVWVDGVQRIVCGVTEVTTCQEVVIALAQAIGRTGRYTLIEKWRDTERHLAPHENPIISLNKWGQYASDVQLILRRTGPSLSERPTSDSVARIPERTLYRQSLPPLAKLRPQIDKSIKRREPKRKSLTFTGGAKGLMDIFGKGKETEFKQKVLNNCKTTADELKKLIRLQTEKLQSIEKELESNEIEIQFWEQKYNSNLEEEIVRLEQKIKRNDVEIEEEEFWENELQIEQENEKQLKDQLQEIRQKITECESKLKDYLAQIQTMESGLEAEKLQREVQEAQINEEEVKGKIGKVKGEIDIQGQQSLRLENGIKAVERSLGQATKRLQDKEQELEQLTKELRQVNLQQFIQQTGTKVTVLPAEPIEVEASHADIEREAPFQSGSLKRPGSSRQLPSNLRILQNPISSGFNPEGIYV, encoded by the exons ATGGAACTTAAAGTATGGGTGGATGGAGTTCAGAGGATTGTTTGTGGGGTCACCGAAGTTACAACTTGCCAGGAGGTTGTAATAGCCTTAGCTCAAGCGATAG GTCGAACTGGAAGGTACACTCTTATAGAAAAATGGAGAGATACTGAAAGACACTTAGCGCCTCATGAAAATCCTATCATATCCTTAAACAAATGGGGGCAGTATGCTAGTGATGTACAGCTAATTTTACGTCGAACTGGGCCATCTCTTAGTGAGCGACCCACTTCAGACAGTGTGGCTCGAATTCCTGAAAGAACTTTATACAGGCAGAGTTTGCCCCCTTTAGCCAAACTGAGGCCTCAGATTGACAAATCAATCAAAAGGAGAGAACctaaaaggaaatcattaacaTTTACAGGAGGTGCCAAAGGATTAATGGACATTTTTGGAAAGGGTAAAGAAACCGAATTTAAGCAAAAGGTGCTGAATAACTGCAAAACAACAGCAGATGAGTTAAAGAAGCTGATTCGGTTACAGACAGAGAAGCTTCAATCCATTGAGAAAGAGCTAGAATCAAATGAAATCGAAATACAGTTTTGGGAGCAAAAGTATAATTCTAACCTTGAAGAGGAAATTGTCCGCCTGGAGCAAAAGATCAAAAGAAATGATGtagaaattgaagaggaagaattTTGGGAAAATGAATTGCAGATtgaacaggaaaatgaaaaacagctgAAGGATCAACTTcaagaaataagacagaaaataacagaaTGTGAGAGCAAATTAAAGGACTATTTGGCTCAGATCCAGACTATGGAAAGTGGTCTTGAAGCAGAAAAATTACAACGGGAAGTTCAGGAGGCACAAATCAATGAAGAAGAGGTTAAAGGAAAGATTGGTAAGGTCAAAGGAGAAATTGACATTCAAGGCCAACAGAGTCTGAGGCTGGAAAATGGCATTAAAGCTGTAGAGAGATCTCTTGGACAAGCCACCAAACGATTACAG GACAAAGAACAAGAACTGGAGCAGTTGACTAAAGAGCTGCGTCAAGTCAATCTCCAGCAGTTTATCCAACAGACAGGGACAAAAGTTACTGTTTTGCCAGCGGAGCCCATCGAAGTAGAGGCCTCACATGCAGACATAGAAAGGG AGGCACCATTCCAGTCCGGGTCCCTGAAGCGTCCCGGTTCATCTCGGCAGCTCCCCAGTAATCTCCGTATTCTACAGAATCCTATCTCATCTGGTTTTAATCCTGAAGGCATATATGTATAA